The genomic DNA CGACTGCCACTCGACGAGGGCCACCCCTGGCCGTGACCAGATCCGCCTGACAGGTGCCCCACTCGGACGGGTCACCCAGCTTGACGTCGGTGCCGCCGATCGCGCGGTGGCCGGTCGGCATTTCGAAGAGCCGTTGACGGCGGCGGGGCGCCTCGGGAGACAACTCGTTTCCCGCATGTCGGCGGAGGGTGCGTCCCCGTGCTTTGGGCCGTCCCGAGCGGCACCGGCTCTCGTACCATGTTCATGTGCCCTCCGTTCTTCGCTCCGTGTGGGACGAGCCCGGTCCCCCCGACCCTCCGCCGCGGGTATGGCGGGACTGGGTGCTCGTGGGAGTGCTCGTGCCGGTCGCGGTGCTCGAAGGGCTTCTGCGGCCGGAACTTCCGTGGCGGACCGTCTCGGTGATCCTCACTGTCGGCCTGGTGCCCACGTTGTTGTGGCGCCGGACCAGGCCGCTGCCGATGGTCGCGATCGCCTTCGCCGCCACCAGCCTGGCCCCGCTGCTGACGGGCGGCGACTCCGCAGAGACGTACACGATGGCGTACCTGCTGATCCTGGTGTACTCGCTGTTCCGGTGGGGGTCGGGACGCGAGGTCACGCTCGGGTTGACGATCATGATCGTCGCGGTCTCCCTCTCACTGCTCTTCGGCCGCCTCACCCCCGGCGACATGGTCGGCGCGTTCGCCGTCCTGTTCTCGGCCGTCGCCCTGGGCGGAGCACTCCGGTACCGGGCCAGAGCGAGGACGCGCGAGCTCGACCAGATCAAACTGCTCGAACGCGAACAGCTCGCCCGCGACCTGCACGACACCGTCGCCCATCACGTCTCGGCGATGGCGATCCGCGCCCAGGCGGGCCTCGCCACGTCGGAGTCGCGACCCAACGCCGCCACCGACGCGCTCCGCGTGATCGAGGTCGAGGCGGCACGCGCCCTCGACGAGATGCGCGCCATGGTCCGCATCCTGCGCCGGGACCAACCCGCGGACCTGGTACCCGGCCGACGCGTCACCGATCTCGAACAGCTCGCGAGCCGAGGCCGTTCCGGCCCCTCGGTCGAGGTGGAGATCTCCGGCGACGTCGACGGCCTCCCCCCGCCGGTCGAGGCCGCGATCTACCGCCTCGCCCAGGAGTCGGTCACCAACGCCCAGCGGCACGCCCGGCACGCCACCCGCATCGAGGTCCGCGTCACCGCCGACGACACATCGGTGCACCTGCGTGTGAGCGACGACGGCGACAGCGGCCCCATACGCCCGGCCGCACCGCCGGGATACGGGCTCATCGGCATGGTCGAACGCGCCGACCTGCTCGGTGGCACCTGCGAAGCAGGCCCCAACCCCGACCGAGGCTGGACCGTGACCGCCGTACTGCCCCGGAGCGGAGCGGCGACATGAGCATCCGAGTGATCGTCGCCGACGACCAGGAGATCGCCCGCACCGGGCTGGTGATGATCCTTGACGCCCAACCGGGCATCGAGGTCGTCGGCGAGGCCGCCGACGGACGGCGAGCCGTCGAACTCGCGCGGCGCCTGCGCCCCGACGTGTGCCTGTTCGACATTCGCATGCCCGTCCTCGACGGCATCGAGGCCACCCGCTCCCTCGCCGGACCGAACGTCGCCGACCCGCTCGCCGTCGTCGTCATC from Streptosporangium sp. NBC_01756 includes the following:
- a CDS encoding histidine kinase, with translation MPSVLRSVWDEPGPPDPPPRVWRDWVLVGVLVPVAVLEGLLRPELPWRTVSVILTVGLVPTLLWRRTRPLPMVAIAFAATSLAPLLTGGDSAETYTMAYLLILVYSLFRWGSGREVTLGLTIMIVAVSLSLLFGRLTPGDMVGAFAVLFSAVALGGALRYRARARTRELDQIKLLEREQLARDLHDTVAHHVSAMAIRAQAGLATSESRPNAATDALRVIEVEAARALDEMRAMVRILRRDQPADLVPGRRVTDLEQLASRGRSGPSVEVEISGDVDGLPPPVEAAIYRLAQESVTNAQRHARHATRIEVRVTADDTSVHLRVSDDGDSGPIRPAAPPGYGLIGMVERADLLGGTCEAGPNPDRGWTVTAVLPRSGAAT